Proteins from a genomic interval of Calypte anna isolate BGI_N300 chromosome 19, bCalAnn1_v1.p, whole genome shotgun sequence:
- the KIAA0100 gene encoding protein KIAA0100 homolog isoform X1, with the protein MPLPVLLLGLLLLIALLVGLLARWLLCHLAVTWCRRKLHAELKVGSFGFFWAQNISLKFQQEQQTVEIDNIWISSKLSRDLPHYFELCLGEVRIRTDLQKGLGFQSSIPEPPRKADGGGNRTDLTLKSSLLRLLSQLFSIHMDSINIMVLHVATSESLWHIQASKTRVLLNGNGKSLICEVSLKKVNSKVLRSSELNDSCLVELALALSLSLEISSKWRLVGVRLHVWTLQAELHEGLFYSPLLHCVTAGTQHPNTGSGEPLNSPSLLSRDTLQLIPRRVEVKMESTSVVLSMNSQKRHLTWSLKLLQFLYQREEEQIPLRNFTPTSDLDQMSVDLQLEDGLLLSQSRQRIVCHNSLKTSVQVTAIDLSAAVLLNTCIIHYRHQEFSHWLGLLARKHKCQAVAVPSQGHKGRKYPQIIAPIILCASLSNVNVSVQLGDTPPFALGFNSISADYQHLRPQSVHQRVVLAVDHLCWRVGNDSHIQRAPHPPNMHVWGEALILDSFNLQGSYNQPLGMSSAQSDTLFLDCTIRGLQVELSDACTECLVRVLPLFCPQPSGAKLTQQPPSASAEPWGLLWKVDLKVEDVNLFTLSALVGALELRLDTLTILGSAESCTVSVQGMVLALVKSIMEKMQPCCKAPAIPNPMANLSMLSVTYHNSIRSLEVQCGEGLVVLWSPPDHMHLYHHTLATLQCHEALCSALGHRTPSSLPLESPESHPATPMETPGPLQPDGTLPKRLLSLSLELSSSKLTAFVSEANYISLAAERTSLSWHGGALHGYCPELAAGFDGHSIFSFKEVEVKLLPELEEVILHRCAFPTLRTLRNRGWAFSFASITVEFPYQYDFSRTLDAAVGVQKWLKGLHRRGQPPSMALPPDLLLKVTHFSWVFLDDVFEVKLRDNYELMKDESKESAKRLQLLDAKVAALRKQHGELLPARKIEELYASLEKKNIEIYIQRSRRLYANTPMRRALLTWTLSHLELVAMADESFHGTERVLEQMRDMDSVSPFPPEGLEMVTQWCRMMKGRVGSFFVRIRDYPRYLFEIRNWQLSGRLIGAEQCGQACSRRRQVLKLGRPWGDATVERNMPPLKFYHDFHSEISQYTVVWGPCWDPAWTLISQCVDLLTKPSEDPSAPLPWWDKNRLLFHGDWHMDIEQANLHQLATEDPYNTTENMHWEWSHLSFHWKPGQFVFKGNLDVNVRTASKYDDCCFLHLPDLCMTLDLQWLCHGNPHDHHSVVLRSPEFLPEMPVGQQYDSYHAFRSENLNLSIRMDLTRPSEEHSQPRILLYSSTLRWMQNFWATWTSVTRPICRGKLFHNMKPSKKKLGQHYKQLSYTALFPRLQVHYWASFAQQRGIQVECCQGHIFTRGTQRLIPQAGTVMRRLISEWSITQMVSDLSQVTVHLMASTCDENADHRLDTLVKKTHLLSLSSLTYQRHSNRTAEEELPLRDGDDGFHTHQLHLVDLRASWTTTNRDIAFGLYDGYKKAAVLKRNLSTEALKGLKIDTQLQAKKLKRGPLSAHSVPARVTAPITSGRPERASSGGAYMLQKLIEETDKFVVFTEEESGASEQLCGIAACQTDDIYNRNCLIELVNCQMVLRGAETEGCVIVSAAKAQLLQCQHHPAWYGDTLKQKTSWTCLLDGMQYFATTESGPTEREHGQLWLEVKNIEEHRQRSLDSVQELMESGQAVGGMVSTTTDWNQPSEAQQTQQVQRIISRCSCRMYYISYSHDIDPELATQIKPPETPANQEKEDLLKKQEGAVDTFTLIHHDLEISTNPAQYAMILDIVNNLLLHVEPKRKEHSEKKQRVRFQLEISSNPEEQRSSILHLQEAVRQHVAQIRQLEKQMYSNVKSLQDDSKNESLLDLNHRLQQQLSQEKADLQLESEELNILIRCFKDFQLQRANKMELRKQPEDVSVARRTEFYFAQARWRLTEEDGQLGIAELELQRFLYSKVNKSDDTAEHLLELGWVTMNNLLPNAVYKVVLRPQSSCQSGRQLALRIFSKVRPPVGGISIKEHFEVNVVPLTIQLTHQFFHRMMGFFFPGRNVEEEEVGDEEDKSKLVTTGIPVVKPRQLIVADDSLGPGKGVGQGLNRTSGVRRSFRKAPEHPVDDIDKMKERAAMNNSFIYIKIPQVPLCVSYKGEKNSVDWGDLNLVLPCLEYHNNTWTWLDFAMAVKRDSRKALVAQVIKEKLRLKPAAGAEARGKLENKSDGTIQQQEEDEKARLLIGLSVGEKNPSKKSIFGRRK; encoded by the exons ATGCCGCTGCCCGTCCTGCTGCtcggcctcctcctcctcatcgCGCTGCTCGTCGGGCTGCTGGCGCG ATGGTTGTTATGCCACTTGGCTGTCACCTGGTGCCGGCGGAAGCTTCATGCGGAGCTGAAGGTCGGATCCTTTGGCTTCTTCTGGGCGCAGAACATCAGCCTCAAgttccagcaggagcagcagactGTG GAGATTGACAACATCTGGATCTCCAGTAAACTGAGCCGGGACCTGCC GCACTACTTTGAGCTGTGCTTAGGAGAGGTGCGAATCCGCACAGATCTCCAGAAGGGGCTTGGGTTCCAGTCATCCATCCCGGAGCCTCCCAGAAAAGCTGATGGAGGTGGAAACAGAACAGACTTGACTCTTAAATCCTCTCTGCTGAGGCTTCTTAGCCAG CTCTTCTCCATCCACATGGACTCCATCAACATCATGGTTCTGCATGTGGCCACCTCAGAGTCTCTCTGGCACATCCAGGCCAGCAAGACCCGTGTCCTCCTGAATGGTAACGGGAAGAG ccTGATCTGCGAGGTGAGCCTGAAAAAGGTGAACAGCAAAGTCCTGAGGAGCAGTGAGCTG AATGACAGCTGCCTGGTAGAGCTGGCCCTGGCTCTTTCCCTCTCACTGGAGATCAGCAGCAAATGGCGGCTGGTGGGTGTCCGGCTGCACGTCTGGACACTGCAAGCAGAACTGCACGAAGGGCTTTTCTACAGCCCACTGCTGCACTGTGTCACAGCAGGGACCCAGCATCCCAACACAG GATCAGGGGAGCCTCTGAACTCCCCATCTCTGCTGAGCAGGGACACACTGCAGCTCATCCCCAGGAGGGTGGAGGTGAAGATGGAGAGCACCAGTGTGGTGCTGTCTATGAACAGCCAGAAGAG GCACCTCACCTGGAGTctgaagctgctgcagtttCTATATCAGCGTGAGGAGGAGCAGATCCCTCTGCGCAACTTCACGCCCACCTCAGACCTGGACCAAATGAGTGTAGACCTCCAGCTGGAGG ATGGCCTTCTTCTGTCCCAGAGTCGCCAACGCATTGTGTGCCACAACTCTCTGAAGACCAGTGTTCAG GTCACAGCCATTGACCTCTcggctgctgtgctgctcaaTACCTGCATCATCCACTATCGCCACCAAGAGTTTTCACACTGGCTGGGCCTCTTGGCACGGAAACACAAGTGCCAGGCGGTGGCTGTCCCCAGCCAAGGGCACAAGGGAAG GAAGTATCCCCAGATCATAGCTCCTATCATCTTGTGTGCCTCACTCTCCAATGTCAATGTGTCAGTGCAGCTGGGGGACACGCCACCCTTTGCCCTGGGCTTCAACTCCATCTCTGCAG ACTACCAGCACCTGCGGCCACAGAGTGTGCACCAGCGAGTGGTGCTGGCTGTGGACCACCTCTGCTGGCGCGTGGGCAATGACTCGCACATCCAGCGTGCCCCCCATCCCCCCAACATGCACGTGTGGGGAGAAGCCCTCATCCTTGACTCCTTCAACCTGCAG GGCAGTTACAACCAGCCCCTTGGCATGTCCAGTGCCCAGTCAGACACACTTTTCCTGGACTGCACCATCCGGGGTTTGCAAGTGGAGTTATCAGATGCCTGCACCGAGTGCCTGGTCAGGGTCCTGCCCCTGTTCTGCCCACAGCCCAGTGGAGCCAAGCTCACCCAGCAGCCACCCTCTGCctcagctgagccctgggggctGCTCTGGAAGGTGGATCTGAAGGTAGAGGATGTGAACCTTTTCACACTGTCAGCTCTGGTGG GTGCCCTGGAGTTGCGGCTGGACACGCTGACCATCCTGGGGAGTGCTGAGAGCTGCACGGTCAGTGTCCAGGGCATGGTGCTGGCCTTGGTGAAGAGCATCATGGAGAAGATGCAGCCATGCTGCAAAGCTCCTGCCATCCCCAACCCAATGGCCAACCTCTCCATGCTCTCTGTCACCTACCACAACAGCATCCGCTCCTTGGAG GTGCAGTGTGGCGAGgggctggtggtgctgtggaGCCCCCCTGACCACATGCACTTGTACCATCACACCCTGGCCACCCTGCAGTGCCATGAAGCCTTGTGTAGTGCCCTGGGCCACAGGACgccttcctccctgcctttgGAGAGCCCAGAGTCCCACCCGGCCACCCCTATGGAAACACCAGGGCCCCTCCAACCAGATGGGACCCTCCCCAAAAGacttctgtccctgtccctggagctgagctcttccAAGTTGACAGCCTTTGTCTCTGAGGCCAACTACATCAGCCTGGCTGCTGAGAGGACCTCCCTGAGCTGGCATGGGGGGGCCCTGCATGGCTACTGCCCTGAGCTGGCTGCCGGCTTTGACGGACACAGCATCTTCAGCTTCAAGGAGGTGGAGGTGAAGCTGCTGCCAGAACTGGAGGAGGTCATCCTGCACCGCTGCGCCTTCCCCACCCTGCGCACCCTCCGCAACCGTGGCTGGGCCTTCTCCTTCGCCAGCATCACCGTTGAGTTCCCCTACCAGTACGACTTCTCCCGCACGCTGGATGCTGCCGTGGGTGTGCAGAAGTGGCTGAAGGGTCTTCACCGTCGTGGGCAGCCCCCCAGCATGGCACTGCCCCCTGACCTCCTGCTCAAAGTGACGCACTTCTCCTGGGTCTTCCTGGATGATGTCTTTGAGGTCAAGTTGCGAGACAACTATGAGTTGATGAAGGACGAGAGCAAGGAGAGCGCCAAGCGATTGCAGCTGCTGGATGCCAAGGTGGCCGCGCTCCGCAAGCAGCACGgtgagctgctgcctgcccgCAAGATCGAGGAGCTCTACGCCTCGCTGGAGAAGAAGAACATCGAGATCTACATCCAGCGCTCGCGGCGCCTCTATGCCAACACGCCCATGCGGAGGGCCCTCCTCACCTGGACCTTATCTCACCTGGAGCTGGTGGCCATGGCTGATGAGTCCTTCCATGGCACAGAGCGGGTGTTGGAGCAGATGAGGGACATGGACAGTGTCAGTCCGTTTCCCCCTGAGGGTCTGGAGATGGTCACCCAGTGGTGCCGCATGATGAAGGGCAGAGTTGGCAGCTTCTTTG tgcGGATCCGTGACTACCCCCGCTACCTCTTTGAGATCCGGAACTGGCAGCTCTCTGGACGGTTGAttggagctgagcagtgtggCCAGGCCTGCTCCCGGCGCCGACAGGTCCTGAAGCTGGGGCGTCCCTGGGGGGATGCAACAGTGGAGAGGAACATGCCACCCTTGAAGTTCTACCATGACTTCCACT CTGAAATTTCCCAGTACACCGTCGTGTGGGGGCCCTGCTGGGACCCGGCCTGGACCCTCATCAGCCAGTGCGTGGATCTCCTCACCAAGCCCTCAGAGGACCCCAGTGCCCCGTTGCCCTGGTGGGATAAGAACCGCCTTCTCTTCCACGGGGACTGGCACATGGACATTGAACAGGCCAACCTGCACCAGCTGGCCACTGAG GACCCCTACAATACCACAGAGAACATGCACTGGGAATGGAGCCACCTCTCCTTCCACTGGAAACCTGGGCAGTTTGTCTTTAAGGGCAACCTGGACGTCAACGTCCGAACAGCCTCCAA GTATGATGACTGCTGCTTCCTGCACCTGCCTGACCTGTGCATGACACTGGACCTGCAGTGGCTGTGCCACGGGAACCCCCATGACCACCATAGTGTGGTGCTGCGCTCCCCCGAGTTCCTGCCCGAGATGCCAGTGGGGCAGCAGTACGATTCCTACCATGCCTTCCGCTCTGAGAACCTCAACCTCTCCATCCGGATGGACCTGACACGGCCCAGTGAGG AGCACTCCCAGCCCCGGATCCTGCTCTACAGCAGCACCCTCCGCTGGATGCAGAACTTCTGGGCCACCTGGACCAGCGTGACGCGCCCCATCTGCCGTGGGAAGCTCTTCCACAACATGAAACCCAGTAAGAAGAAGTTAGGGCAGCATTACAAGCAGCTGTCTTACACTGCACTCTTCCCGCGGTTGCAG GTCCACTACTGGGCTTCTTTTGCCCAGCAGCGGGGAATCCAGGTGGAGTGCTGTCAGGGGCACATCTTCACTCGTGGCACTCAGCGACTTATCCCACAAG CTGGTACAGTAATGCGGCGCTTGATTTCGGAGTGGAGCATCACACAGATGGTGAGTGACCTGAGCCAGGTCACCGTGCACCTCATGGCTTCCACTTGTGACGAGAATGCTGACCACCGGCTTGACACCCTGGTGAAGAAAACCCACCTGCTGAGCCTGTCCTCCCTCACCTACCAGCGGCACAGCAACCGCACGGCTGAAGAG GAGCTGCCCCTGCGGGATGGGGATGATGGTTTCCACACGCATCAGCTGCACTTGGTGGACCTACGGGCGTCCTGGACCACCACCAACCGGGACATTGCCTTCGGCCTCTATGACGGCTACAAGAAAGCGGCTGTGCTCAAGCGCAACCTCTCCACCGAGGCCCTGAAGGGGCTGAAGATTGACACGCAGCTGCAAGCCAAGAAGCTGAAGCGGGGCCCGCTCTCTGCTCACTCTGTCCCTGCCAGAGTCACCGCTCCCATCACCAGTGGTCGTCCCGAGAGGGCCTCCTCTGGGG gtgCCTACATGCTGCAGAAGCTTATCGAGGAGACGGACAAGTTCGTGGTCTTCACAGAGGAGGAGTCGGGGGCCAGTGAGCAGCTGTGCGGCATTGCCGCTTGCCAAACTGATGACATCTACAACCGCAACTGCCTCATCGAGCTGGTCAACTGCCAG ATGGTTCTGCGTGGTGCCGAGACAGAGGGCTGTGTGATCGTGTCTGCTGCCAAGgcccagctgctgcagtgccagcaccaTCCTGCCTGGTATGGAGACACACTGAAGCAGAAGACATCCTGGACCTGCTTGCTGGATGGCATGCAGTACTTTGCCACAACAGAGAGTGGCCCCACTGAGAGGGAGCATGGACAGCTTTGGCTGGAG GTGAAAAATATTGAGGAGCATCGGCAGCGGAGCCTGGACTCGGTGCAGGAGCTGATGGAGAGTGGGCAGGCAGTGGGGGGCATGGTCAGCACCACCACAG atTGGAACCAGCCCTCAGAAGCCCAGCAGACCCAGCAAGTGCAAAGGATCATCTCTCGCTGCAGTTGTCGTATGTACTACATCAGCTACAGCCATGATATCGACCCCGAGCTGGCCACGCAGATAAAGCCCCCCGAGACTCCTGCCAACCAGGAGAAAGAGGACCTGCTGAAGAAGCAGGAGG GAGCTGTAGATACATTCACACTGATCCACCACGACCTAGAGATCTCCACCAACCCTGCACAATATGCCATGATCCTTGACATAGTCAACAACCTGCTGCTGCACGTGGAGCCCAAACGCAAG GAGCACAGTGAGAAGAAACAAAGGGTGCGCTTCCAGCTGGAAATCTCCAGCAACCCTGAGGAGCAGCGCAGCAGTATCCTCCACCTGCAAGAGGCTGTGAGGCAGCACGTTGCCCAGATCCggcagctggagaagcagatgTACTCCAACGTGAAG TCTCTGCAGGATGACAGCAAAAATGAGAGCCTGCTTGACCTCaaccacaggctgcagcagcagctgagccaggaGAAAGCTGATCTGCAGCTAGAGAGCGAGGAGCTGAACATCCTGATCAG gtGCTTCAAGGATTTCCAGCTGCAGCGAGCCAACAAGATGGAGCTGCGGAAGCAGCCGGAGGATGTGAGCGTGGCACGGCGGACTGAGTTCTACTTTGCCCAGGCACGGTGGCGCCTGACCGAGGAGGACGGGCAGCTGGGAATAGCTGAGCTGGAGCTCCAGCGCTTCCTCTATAGCAAG GTGAACAAGTCTGATGACACGGCTGAGCatctgctggagctgggctgggtcACGATGAACAACCTCCTGCCCAATGCTGTATACAAG GTGGTGCTGCGTCCCCAGAGCTCCTGCCAGTCTGGACGGCAGCTGGCATTGAGAATCTTCAGCAAGGTCCGGCCACCTGTGGGTGGCATCTCCATCAAGGAGCACTTCGAG GTGAACGTGGTACCCCTCACCATCCAGCTCACCCACCAGTTCTTTCACAGGATGATGGGTTTCTTCTTCCCCGGACGCAAtgttgaggaggaggaggtgggggatGAAGAAGACAAGTCCAAGTTGGTGACAACAG GGATCCCTGTGGTGAAGCCACGGCAGCTGATCGTGGCCGATGACTCGCTGGGCCCTGGGAAGGGAGTTGGTCAGGGGCTGAATCGGACATCAGGGGTCAGGAGATCATTTCGAAAAGCACCTGAG catccTGTGGATGACATCGACAAGATGAAGGAACGTGCAGCCATGAACAACTCCTTCATCTACATCAAGATCCCGCAGGTTCCACTCTGTGTCAGCTACAAG GGCGAGAAGAACAGCGTGGACTGGGGTGACCTGAACCTGGTGCTGCCGTGCCTGGAGTACCACAACAATACGTGGACATGGCTGGACTTTGCCATGGCGGTGAAGCGGGACAGCCGCAAAGCCTTGGTGGCACAG GTGATCAAGGAGAAGCTACGCCTGAAGCCAGCAGCTGGTGCAGAGGCTCGGGGAAAGCTGGAGAACAAATCAGATGGGACCATCCAACAGCAGGAGGAGGACGAGAAGGCACGCCTGCTCATTGGGCTGAGCGTGGGCGAGAAGAACCCCAGCAAGAAGTCGATTTTTGGCAGGCGCAAATAA